A genomic stretch from Deltaproteobacteria bacterium includes:
- a CDS encoding valine--tRNA ligase, with product MSTLDKSYDPAAVERRWYEAWEQAGHFVADPESGKPPFSIVMPPPNVTGSLHMGHALTATIQDMMVRWKRMSGFEALWLPGTDHAGIATQMVVERELQQSEGKSRHDLGREAFLERVWEWKKAYGSRITEQHKALGTSCDWSRERFTMDEGLSRAVREVFVRLHEEGLIYRATRLINWCPRCHTALSDLEVDHEEQKGHLWHLAYPVEGTDRRLVVATTRPETMLGDTGVAVHPEDPRYKDLVGKSVRLPLVDRLIPIVGDAVLVDMEFGTGAVKVTPAHDFNDFETGKRHELEEISILDIDAKVNENGGPYQGLDRNEARKKVVEDLEALGLLEKVEDYENKIGGCQRCRTVVEPYLSQQWFVKAGVLAEPAIEAVEQKKTVFVPESWEKTYFHWMRNIQDWCISRQLWWGHRIPAWYCDEGHVTVAREAPAACGECGATALRQDEDVLDTWFSSGLWPFSTLGWPEQSADLKFFYPTSLMETGFDIIFFWVARMMMMGIHFMGEVPFETVYLHAMVRDEKGQKMSKTKGNVIDPLEVSEKHGADALRFTLASMAGQGRDIKLSLDRVAGYQAFANKIWNAARFALMNLEDYEADGVEPWAGNLLPADRWILSRLDRAVAGTKDALEGYRFDEAARITYGFFWGELCDWYIELAKAPLRGDLGDEAKKTSQRVLVHVLDEALRLLHPMMPFVTEEIWQKLPLGDERPASIMIASYPEPNPSRQDDAGEATMARLIEAISGVRTIRGESRISPKAKLEVEVHAPDAEARASFEENEGYFLGLCGASRLTVKEPGTPPAKAAVHVATDLDVYVPLEGIVDLDEEANRLEKELGKVAKDLNGLEKRLGNEGFLARAPEEVVVESKARLAELQEVHARIESNLKRLRGEP from the coding sequence ATGAGCACCCTGGACAAGAGCTACGATCCCGCAGCGGTGGAGCGCCGCTGGTACGAGGCCTGGGAGCAGGCCGGCCACTTCGTCGCCGATCCCGAGAGCGGCAAGCCGCCCTTCTCGATCGTCATGCCGCCGCCGAACGTGACCGGCTCCCTGCACATGGGGCACGCCCTGACGGCGACCATCCAGGACATGATGGTCCGCTGGAAGCGGATGAGCGGCTTCGAGGCCCTCTGGCTGCCGGGCACCGACCACGCCGGCATCGCCACCCAGATGGTGGTCGAGCGCGAGCTGCAGCAGAGCGAGGGCAAGAGCCGCCACGATCTCGGCCGCGAGGCCTTCCTCGAGCGGGTCTGGGAGTGGAAGAAGGCCTACGGCTCCCGCATCACCGAGCAGCACAAGGCGCTGGGCACCTCCTGCGACTGGAGCCGTGAGCGCTTCACCATGGACGAGGGGCTCTCCCGGGCGGTGCGCGAGGTCTTCGTGCGCCTCCACGAGGAGGGGCTGATCTACCGGGCGACCCGGCTGATCAACTGGTGCCCCCGCTGCCACACGGCGCTCTCCGACCTCGAGGTGGATCACGAGGAGCAGAAGGGGCACCTCTGGCACCTGGCCTACCCGGTCGAGGGCACCGACCGGAGGCTGGTCGTCGCCACGACCCGGCCCGAGACGATGCTCGGCGACACCGGCGTGGCGGTGCACCCCGAGGACCCGCGCTACAAGGACCTCGTCGGCAAGTCCGTGCGCCTCCCCCTGGTGGATCGGCTGATCCCCATCGTCGGGGACGCGGTCCTCGTCGACATGGAGTTCGGCACCGGCGCGGTGAAGGTGACTCCGGCCCACGACTTCAACGACTTCGAGACCGGCAAGCGCCACGAGCTCGAGGAGATCTCGATCCTCGACATCGACGCGAAGGTGAACGAGAACGGCGGCCCCTATCAGGGGCTGGACCGGAACGAGGCGCGCAAGAAGGTCGTCGAGGACCTCGAGGCCCTCGGGCTGCTCGAGAAGGTCGAGGACTACGAGAACAAGATCGGCGGCTGCCAGCGCTGCCGCACCGTGGTCGAGCCCTACCTCTCCCAGCAGTGGTTCGTGAAGGCGGGCGTGCTCGCCGAGCCCGCCATCGAGGCGGTCGAGCAGAAGAAGACCGTCTTCGTCCCCGAGAGCTGGGAGAAGACCTACTTCCACTGGATGCGGAACATCCAGGACTGGTGCATCTCCCGGCAGCTCTGGTGGGGTCACCGCATCCCCGCCTGGTACTGCGACGAGGGGCACGTCACCGTCGCCCGGGAGGCCCCCGCCGCCTGCGGCGAGTGCGGGGCGACGGCCCTGCGGCAGGACGAGGACGTCCTCGACACCTGGTTCTCCTCGGGGCTCTGGCCCTTCTCCACCCTCGGGTGGCCGGAGCAGAGCGCCGACCTGAAGTTCTTCTACCCGACCTCGCTGATGGAGACGGGCTTCGACATCATCTTCTTCTGGGTCGCCCGGATGATGATGATGGGGATCCACTTCATGGGCGAGGTGCCCTTCGAGACCGTCTACCTCCACGCGATGGTGCGGGACGAGAAGGGCCAGAAGATGTCGAAGACCAAGGGGAACGTCATCGATCCCCTCGAGGTGAGCGAGAAGCACGGCGCCGACGCCCTGCGCTTCACCCTGGCCTCGATGGCCGGTCAGGGCCGCGACATCAAGCTCTCCCTCGACCGGGTCGCCGGCTACCAGGCCTTCGCCAACAAGATCTGGAACGCGGCGCGCTTCGCCCTGATGAACCTCGAGGACTACGAGGCCGACGGGGTGGAGCCGTGGGCGGGCAACCTCCTGCCGGCCGATCGCTGGATCTTGAGCCGCCTGGACCGGGCCGTGGCCGGGACGAAGGACGCCCTGGAGGGCTACCGCTTCGACGAGGCGGCCCGGATCACCTACGGCTTCTTCTGGGGTGAGCTCTGCGACTGGTACATCGAGCTGGCGAAGGCGCCCCTGCGCGGTGACCTCGGGGACGAGGCCAAGAAGACCTCCCAGCGCGTGCTGGTGCACGTGCTCGACGAGGCCCTGCGGCTGCTGCACCCGATGATGCCCTTCGTCACCGAGGAGATCTGGCAGAAGCTTCCCCTCGGCGACGAGCGCCCCGCCTCGATCATGATCGCCAGCTACCCCGAGCCGAACCCCTCCCGGCAGGACGACGCGGGGGAGGCCACCATGGCCCGGCTCATCGAGGCGATCTCGGGGGTCCGCACGATCCGGGGCGAGTCCCGCATCTCCCCCAAGGCCAAGCTGGAGGTCGAGGTCCACGCCCCCGACGCCGAGGCCCGCGCCTCCTTCGAGGAGAACGAGGGCTACTTCCTCGGGCTCTGCGGCGCCAGCCGGTTGACGGTGAAGGAGCCGGGGACCCCGCCCGCGAAGGCCGCGGTGCACGTGGCCACCGACCTCGATGTCTACGTGCCCCTCGAGGGGATCGTCGATCTCGACGAGGAGGCCAACCGGCTGGAGAAGGAGCTGGGCAAGGTCGCCAAGGACCTGAACGGCCTGGAGAAGCGCCTGGGCAACGAGGGCTTCCTCGCCCGGGCCCCCGAGGAGGTGGTCGTCGAGAGCAAGGCGCGGCTGGCCGAGCTCCAGGAGGTCCACGCCCGGATCGAGAGCAACCTGAAGCGGCTGAGAGGTGAGCCATGA
- the nadC gene encoding carboxylating nicotinate-nucleotide diphosphorylase — protein sequence MHHPLAPGIEDLITLALAEDLGPGDVTTEATVEPTREGSGTVVAREALVVSGVTVAARVFERVGPDLLIDPMVKDGDLLVAGAPVLRVSGRLAPILSAERLALNFLQRLSGIATRTAHFVDALGEGRTRLLDTRKTTPGLRLLEKAAVRHGGGHNHRIGLFDGVMIKDNHIVAAGGITIAVERARERVGPLTRIEVEVEDLAGLEEAITAGAEMVMLDNMDDARVAEAVEAAGGRVLLEVSGGVTLERLPRLARAGVDYVSIGSIIHGAQAVDLALDLNG from the coding sequence ATGCACCACCCACTCGCCCCCGGGATCGAGGATCTGATCACGCTCGCCCTCGCCGAGGATCTCGGGCCGGGGGACGTCACCACCGAGGCGACGGTGGAGCCCACCCGGGAGGGGAGCGGCACCGTGGTGGCCCGGGAGGCGCTGGTGGTCAGCGGTGTGACCGTGGCGGCCCGCGTCTTCGAGCGGGTGGGTCCGGATCTGTTGATCGACCCGATGGTGAAGGACGGCGACCTCCTGGTCGCCGGCGCGCCGGTGCTGCGGGTGTCGGGGAGGCTGGCGCCGATCTTGAGCGCCGAGCGCCTGGCCCTGAACTTCCTGCAGCGCCTCTCGGGGATCGCGACCCGCACGGCCCACTTCGTGGACGCCCTGGGCGAGGGCCGGACCCGGCTCCTCGACACCCGCAAGACGACCCCCGGGCTGCGCCTGCTGGAGAAGGCGGCGGTCCGCCACGGTGGAGGGCACAACCACCGGATCGGCCTCTTCGACGGAGTGATGATCAAGGACAACCACATCGTGGCGGCCGGCGGGATCACCATCGCCGTCGAGCGCGCCCGGGAGCGGGTCGGCCCGCTGACCCGGATCGAGGTGGAGGTCGAGGACCTGGCGGGCCTCGAGGAGGCGATCACCGCCGGCGCCGAGATGGTGATGCTCGACAACATGGACGACGCCCGGGTCGCCGAGGCGGTCGAGGCGGCCGGGGGGAGGGTCCTCCTGGAGGTCTCCGGGGGGGTGACCCTGGAGCGCCTGCCCCGCCTGGCCCGGGCCGGGGTCGACTACGTCTCGATCGGCAGCATCATCCACGGGGCCCAGGCGGTGGATCTGGCCCTCGACCTGAACGGGTGA
- a CDS encoding biotin--[acetyl-CoA-carboxylase] ligase, with amino-acid sequence MSTSDASSELVLGLLSDALGEFLSGEVLSAKLGLAPTEVYRQIESLRAQGYRIDSRGRAGYRLVSVPDRLTPLEIEPFLTTHDLGRELHHRAVIDSTNALANILASEGAFHGEAVVAEHQSEGRGRRGRTWISPPEQNIYLSVILRPDLPALRAPELTFVAGVAIAESLRTAFNLPVDLKWPNDLLVNGLKLAGILTELSASGDRIGYVVLGLGLNVNMEAADFPAEIASTATSLRIELGQPLDRPLLCAALLSSLEVWYDRWLEEGFGPVREMWQALSATLQRPVRIHLGDDVQGFDGVAEGIDERGSLLVRRANGVLERVVAGEVVHLRPLKHSSSE; translated from the coding sequence GTGTCGACCTCGGACGCATCGAGTGAACTGGTCCTCGGGCTGCTCTCCGATGCCCTCGGCGAGTTCCTCTCGGGAGAGGTGCTCTCTGCCAAGCTCGGCCTCGCGCCGACCGAGGTCTATCGCCAGATCGAGTCGCTCCGCGCGCAGGGCTACCGGATCGACTCGCGGGGCCGCGCGGGCTACCGCCTGGTCTCGGTCCCCGATCGCCTCACCCCCCTGGAGATCGAGCCCTTCCTGACCACCCACGACCTGGGGCGCGAGCTCCACCACCGGGCGGTGATCGACTCGACGAACGCCCTGGCCAACATCCTCGCCAGCGAGGGTGCCTTCCACGGCGAGGCGGTGGTGGCCGAGCACCAGAGCGAGGGGAGGGGGAGGCGCGGCCGCACCTGGATCTCGCCCCCCGAGCAGAACATCTACCTCTCGGTGATCCTCCGCCCGGACCTGCCGGCCCTGCGGGCGCCGGAGCTGACCTTCGTCGCGGGGGTCGCCATCGCCGAGAGCCTCCGGACGGCCTTCAACCTGCCGGTCGATCTGAAGTGGCCGAACGACCTGCTGGTGAACGGCCTGAAGCTGGCCGGGATCCTGACCGAGCTCTCCGCGAGCGGCGATCGCATCGGCTACGTGGTCCTGGGGCTGGGGCTGAACGTGAACATGGAGGCCGCCGACTTCCCGGCGGAGATCGCCTCGACGGCGACCTCCCTGCGCATCGAGCTCGGCCAGCCCCTGGACCGACCCCTCCTCTGCGCTGCGCTGCTCTCCAGCCTGGAGGTCTGGTACGACCGCTGGCTCGAAGAGGGCTTCGGGCCGGTGCGCGAGATGTGGCAGGCCCTCTCGGCCACGCTCCAGCGCCCGGTCCGGATCCACCTGGGCGACGACGTGCAGGGCTTCGACGGGGTGGCGGAGGGCATCGACGAGCGCGGCTCGCTCCTGGTGCGGCGCGCCAACGGAGTGCTCGAGCGGGTGGTGGCCGGAGAGGTCGTCCACCTGCGGCCGCTCAAGCACTCCTCGTCAGAGTAG
- a CDS encoding type III pantothenate kinase encodes MLLAIDVGNTNTVLGVFDGDTLSQHWRMETRKHRPADEYGVLVRLLLSEAGLSLGEFEGSAVSTVVPPLHQTWDAALRGLFPHEPLFVGPGVRSGMPILYDNPREVGADRIVNAVAAYEQYHCGLVIVDFGTATTFDCVTPRGEYLGGAIAPGIGISMDALFHHAAKLPRVELATPERVVGRNTVASMQSGLLFGYVALVDGVVARMRGELEFPCKVIATGGLAPLIARESKAIESVDEMLTLEGLRIIHQRNQSAG; translated from the coding sequence ATGCTACTGGCCATCGATGTGGGAAATACGAACACCGTCCTGGGCGTCTTCGACGGTGACACCTTGAGTCAGCACTGGCGGATGGAGACCCGCAAGCACCGGCCGGCCGACGAGTACGGCGTGCTGGTGCGGCTCCTCCTCTCCGAGGCCGGCCTCTCCCTGGGCGAGTTCGAGGGCTCGGCGGTCTCGACCGTCGTGCCACCCCTCCACCAGACCTGGGACGCCGCCCTCCGGGGGCTCTTCCCCCACGAGCCCCTCTTCGTGGGCCCGGGGGTGCGCTCGGGGATGCCGATCCTCTACGACAACCCCCGCGAGGTCGGCGCCGACCGGATCGTGAACGCGGTCGCGGCCTACGAGCAGTACCACTGCGGGCTGGTCATCGTGGACTTCGGCACGGCGACCACCTTCGACTGCGTGACGCCCCGGGGAGAGTACCTCGGCGGGGCCATCGCGCCGGGCATCGGGATCTCCATGGACGCGCTCTTCCACCACGCGGCCAAGCTGCCGAGGGTCGAGCTGGCCACTCCGGAGCGGGTGGTGGGGCGGAACACCGTCGCCTCCATGCAGTCGGGGCTCCTCTTCGGCTATGTGGCCCTGGTCGACGGGGTGGTCGCCCGGATGCGGGGAGAGCTGGAGTTCCCCTGCAAGGTGATCGCCACCGGCGGGCTGGCCCCCCTCATCGCCCGCGAGAGCAAGGCCATCGAGTCGGTGGACGAGATGCTCACCCTCGAGGGGTTGCGGATCATCCACCAGCGCAACCAGAGCGCGGGCTGA
- a CDS encoding response regulator codes for MPKKILLIEADDEFAGQLKSAFEARGATVEQTADGKAAPGIASDGGFDAIVLCVELPKMSGYAVCNKLKKSADLKDIPLIITSSEATPKTFEQHKKLKTRAEEYVIKPCEAEEVVEKVNGLIGLGEGDATLDDEIDLLDEALEGLEVDGGGGGDGIEDIALDALEMGDDSSADDAESADLAIDALGAMDEEDEEDEALDLLGEAEEDDELDALESLEDLGDDLDSDGLEELEDFAAEAGAEDELLDVLDEVEDLEPEAEAEPDFDPDFGSEFEEEEEEEIDGLPELEMEAPPPRETGGAGAAVKVAGLEEELAKLRKERDEAAGKLSSVQDELRAKTNELEAFKSGGGAASNKDVIRLKGELTAKDKEILSLKEELNEKEKAALDWQEKENELELKAVDLEERAMTAEANAKTFEEKADEQGARMEELQGELVAAQDAARRVSELEASLEEARSQSAALEGQVAELGQRVAEASSEASDARGRIGELESELAEAQAAAAQIEELEEKVQTLESENRKHEDRLLKAYQNLKGEEQLRERIRKALEVGLSLLDEAPASVVDDDEGLGEVADLGGDDGMDELEEFEDDELEDVEDLALDSLEM; via the coding sequence ATGCCGAAGAAGATCCTCCTCATCGAGGCCGACGACGAGTTCGCCGGTCAGCTGAAGTCGGCTTTCGAAGCCCGTGGTGCGACCGTCGAGCAGACCGCCGACGGGAAGGCCGCGCCGGGCATCGCCTCCGACGGCGGCTTCGATGCCATCGTGCTCTGCGTCGAGCTGCCGAAGATGAGCGGCTACGCAGTCTGCAACAAGCTCAAGAAGAGCGCGGATCTCAAGGACATCCCGCTGATCATCACCTCGAGCGAGGCGACCCCCAAGACCTTCGAGCAGCACAAGAAGCTCAAGACGAGGGCCGAGGAGTACGTCATCAAGCCCTGCGAGGCGGAAGAGGTGGTCGAGAAGGTCAACGGGCTGATCGGCCTGGGCGAGGGTGACGCCACCCTCGACGACGAGATCGACCTCCTCGACGAGGCCCTCGAGGGCCTGGAGGTCGACGGGGGAGGCGGCGGAGACGGCATCGAGGACATCGCCCTGGACGCCCTGGAGATGGGGGATGACTCCTCGGCCGACGATGCCGAGTCCGCGGATCTGGCCATCGACGCCCTGGGCGCGATGGACGAGGAGGACGAGGAGGACGAGGCCCTCGACCTGCTCGGAGAGGCCGAGGAGGACGACGAGCTCGACGCTCTGGAGTCCCTGGAGGACCTGGGCGACGATCTGGACTCCGACGGCCTCGAGGAGCTCGAGGACTTCGCCGCCGAGGCCGGGGCCGAGGACGAGCTCCTCGACGTCCTCGACGAGGTCGAGGACCTGGAGCCCGAGGCGGAGGCCGAGCCCGACTTCGACCCCGACTTCGGGTCCGAGTTCGAGGAGGAGGAAGAAGAGGAGATCGACGGGCTCCCCGAGCTGGAGATGGAGGCCCCTCCCCCGCGCGAGACCGGCGGCGCCGGCGCTGCGGTCAAGGTGGCTGGACTCGAGGAGGAGCTCGCCAAGCTCCGCAAGGAGCGCGACGAGGCCGCCGGCAAGCTCTCGAGCGTGCAGGACGAGCTGCGGGCGAAGACCAACGAGCTCGAGGCCTTCAAGAGTGGCGGCGGCGCTGCCTCCAACAAGGACGTCATCCGGCTCAAGGGCGAGCTGACCGCCAAGGACAAGGAGATCCTCTCCCTGAAGGAGGAGCTCAACGAGAAGGAGAAGGCCGCCCTCGACTGGCAGGAGAAGGAGAACGAGCTCGAGCTGAAGGCCGTGGACCTCGAGGAGCGGGCCATGACCGCCGAGGCCAACGCCAAGACCTTCGAGGAGAAGGCCGACGAGCAGGGCGCCCGCATGGAGGAGCTCCAGGGCGAGCTCGTGGCCGCCCAGGACGCGGCCCGCCGGGTGAGCGAGCTGGAGGCTTCCCTCGAGGAGGCCCGGAGCCAGTCCGCTGCGCTCGAGGGCCAGGTGGCCGAGCTGGGGCAGCGCGTCGCCGAGGCCTCCAGCGAGGCCTCCGACGCCCGCGGCCGCATCGGCGAGCTGGAGTCCGAGCTGGCCGAGGCCCAGGCCGCGGCCGCTCAGATCGAGGAGCTGGAGGAGAAGGTCCAGACCCTCGAGAGCGAGAACAGGAAGCACGAGGACCGGCTGCTGAAGGCCTACCAGAACCTCAAGGGCGAGGAGCAGCTCCGCGAGCGCATCCGCAAGGCCCTCGAGGTCGGCCTCTCCCTCCTCGACGAGGCTCCGGCCTCGGTCGTGGACGACGACGAGGGCCTCGGCGAGGTCGCGGACCTCGGCGGCGACGACGGCATGGACGAGCTCGAGGAGTTCGAGGACGACGAGCTGGAAGACGTCGAGGACCTCGCCCTGGACAGCCTCGAGATGTAG
- a CDS encoding zf-HC2 domain-containing protein: MVEATFQLGCRDEQELIELFLDGELGAEEQRELEAHLEDCEVCRHHLEERAQVSARLLSAASEVKAPASLGERVAAALDSVDFDLPPTAEDERLFGPPPGRDSKVVPLAQARWTRRLPVMASAAALALFVWVAGGGFGASSSSEEDLVEDAVTRHARALPLELDTPDPAQVRGWARGKVDFNPRVPHFRSALQPVGARLSHVLDRPAVYLAYQEPGGGRAGLFLFAEGEHPHLPVARERVRRVGDHEVVLVNRRGYNVVMWRDQGIVYSLVSDLDESTLLRLVDAGSR, from the coding sequence ATGGTTGAGGCGACCTTCCAGCTCGGCTGCCGCGACGAGCAGGAGCTCATCGAGCTCTTCCTCGACGGTGAGCTCGGCGCCGAGGAGCAGCGCGAGCTCGAGGCCCACCTCGAGGACTGCGAGGTCTGCCGCCACCACCTCGAGGAGCGCGCCCAGGTCTCCGCCCGCCTCCTCTCGGCCGCCTCCGAGGTGAAGGCCCCCGCCTCCCTCGGGGAGCGCGTCGCCGCGGCCCTCGACTCCGTCGACTTCGACCTCCCTCCCACGGCCGAGGACGAGCGCCTCTTCGGGCCCCCGCCCGGCCGTGACTCGAAGGTCGTCCCCCTCGCCCAGGCCCGCTGGACCCGGCGGCTTCCGGTGATGGCCTCCGCGGCCGCCCTGGCCCTCTTCGTCTGGGTGGCCGGGGGTGGCTTCGGCGCCAGCTCGAGCTCGGAGGAGGACCTGGTCGAGGACGCCGTCACGCGCCACGCCCGCGCCCTCCCCCTCGAGCTCGACACCCCGGATCCCGCCCAGGTGCGGGGCTGGGCCCGCGGCAAGGTCGACTTCAACCCCCGCGTGCCGCACTTCCGCTCCGCGCTGCAGCCCGTCGGGGCCCGCCTCTCGCACGTCCTGGACCGCCCGGCGGTCTACCTCGCCTACCAGGAGCCCGGCGGTGGCCGGGCGGGGCTCTTCCTCTTCGCCGAGGGCGAGCACCCCCACCTCCCGGTGGCCCGGGAGAGGGTGCGCCGGGTGGGTGACCACGAGGTCGTCCTGGTGAACCGGCGGGGCTACAACGTGGTGATGTGGCGGGATCAGGGCATCGTCTACTCCCTGGTCTCCGACCTCGACGAGTCGACCCTGCTGCGCCTCGTCGACGCCGGCAGCCGCTGA
- a CDS encoding sigma-70 family RNA polymerase sigma factor, producing MAKSGKRRGEDRAWDPQTRAAFEAQALPHLDALYGAALRLTRDEGDAQDLVQDALVRAYRFFDRFEQGTNIKAWLFKILTNTFINAYRRKGRERNAVEGAEQATVRARSISAKVSSSSRDPEKAILDQMVSAEVLHALDEVPIDFRMVVILADLQDFAYKEIAEIVGCPVGTVMSRLFRGRRLLQKRLRAYAQEQGIVAREPAAESEGASVTPLADYRGGRHG from the coding sequence ATGGCAAAGAGCGGCAAGCGCAGGGGAGAGGATCGCGCCTGGGACCCCCAGACCCGGGCGGCCTTCGAGGCCCAGGCCCTGCCCCACCTCGACGCCCTCTACGGCGCGGCGCTGCGGCTGACCCGGGACGAGGGTGACGCCCAGGATCTGGTCCAGGACGCCCTGGTCCGGGCCTACCGCTTCTTCGACCGCTTCGAGCAGGGCACCAACATCAAGGCCTGGCTCTTCAAGATCCTCACCAACACCTTCATCAACGCCTACCGGCGCAAGGGCCGGGAGCGCAACGCCGTCGAGGGCGCCGAGCAGGCCACGGTGCGAGCCCGGAGCATCTCGGCGAAGGTGAGCAGCAGCTCGCGGGACCCCGAGAAGGCCATCCTCGACCAGATGGTCTCGGCCGAGGTCCTCCACGCCCTCGACGAGGTCCCCATCGACTTCCGGATGGTGGTCATCCTCGCGGACCTCCAGGACTTCGCCTACAAGGAGATCGCCGAGATCGTCGGCTGTCCCGTGGGCACGGTGATGAGCCGCCTCTTCCGGGGCCGCCGCCTGCTGCAGAAGCGGCTGCGCGCCTACGCCCAGGAGCAGGGCATCGTGGCCCGCGAGCCCGCCGCCGAGAGCGAGGGCGCCTCGGTGACCCCCCTCGCCGACTACCGGGGAGGCCGCCATGGTTGA
- the ald gene encoding alanine dehydrogenase, whose amino-acid sequence MIIGVPTETKVQEFRVGLVPAGVRLLVADGHEVVVQRGAGEGSGISDSAYESAGARLLEDADAVWKAAEMIVKVKEPIAVEYERMQRGQILYTFLHLAAVPALAGVLLEREVKAVAYETIQLPSGALPLLKPMSEVAGKMSVQVGAMCLERAWGGRGVLLGGVPGVRRGRVVILGGGVVGTNAAKIAVGMGAEVALLDIDLDRLEYLDDIFGGRLQTLYSDPHNIEQFVRQADLVIGAVLVAGARAPRLVTRELIAQMGSGTAIVDVAVDQGGCIETCRPTTHAEPTYGVDGVVHYCVANMPGAVPHTSTLALTNTTIPYARILARHGLEAACAADPALALGVNTLAGKVTHAAVAESLELPYTPLSDLI is encoded by the coding sequence GTGATCATCGGAGTTCCCACGGAGACCAAGGTGCAGGAGTTCCGGGTGGGCCTCGTCCCGGCCGGGGTGCGGCTGCTCGTCGCCGACGGCCACGAGGTGGTGGTCCAGCGGGGGGCCGGCGAGGGCAGCGGCATCTCGGACAGCGCCTACGAGAGCGCGGGCGCGCGCCTCCTCGAGGACGCCGACGCCGTCTGGAAGGCAGCCGAGATGATCGTGAAGGTGAAGGAGCCCATCGCGGTCGAGTACGAGCGGATGCAGCGCGGGCAGATCCTCTACACCTTCCTCCACCTCGCCGCGGTCCCCGCGCTCGCCGGCGTGCTCCTCGAGCGCGAGGTGAAGGCGGTGGCCTACGAGACGATCCAGCTGCCCTCGGGCGCCCTGCCCCTCCTCAAGCCGATGAGCGAGGTCGCCGGCAAGATGTCGGTGCAGGTGGGCGCCATGTGCCTCGAGCGCGCCTGGGGGGGCCGGGGAGTCCTCCTGGGAGGGGTCCCCGGCGTGCGGCGCGGCCGGGTGGTGATCCTCGGCGGGGGCGTGGTGGGCACCAACGCCGCGAAGATCGCCGTCGGGATGGGCGCAGAGGTCGCCCTCCTCGACATCGACCTCGACCGCCTCGAGTACCTCGACGACATCTTCGGCGGCCGGCTGCAGACCCTCTACTCCGATCCCCACAACATCGAGCAGTTCGTCCGCCAGGCCGACCTGGTGATCGGCGCGGTGCTCGTCGCCGGGGCCCGGGCTCCCCGGCTGGTGACCCGGGAGCTGATCGCCCAGATGGGCAGCGGCACCGCGATCGTGGACGTGGCCGTGGATCAGGGCGGCTGCATCGAGACCTGCCGGCCGACCACCCACGCCGAGCCCACCTACGGGGTCGACGGGGTCGTCCACTACTGCGTGGCCAACATGCCGGGGGCGGTGCCCCACACCTCCACCCTGGCCCTGACCAACACCACCATCCCCTACGCCCGGATCCTGGCGAGGCATGGGTTGGAGGCCGCCTGCGCCGCCGACCCGGCCCTGGCCCTGGGGGTCAACACCCTGGCCGGCAAGGTCACCCACGCCGCCGTGGCCGAGAGCCTGGAGCTTCCCTACACCCCCCTCTCCGACCTGATCTAG
- a CDS encoding HAD hydrolase family protein — protein sequence MSAGRRREPRPLAEAPRARLARVRGICFDIDDTFSTEGKIRPVAYAALWRAHRAGLGLAAVTGRPAGWCDHLARMWPIDAVVGENGAFYFAHDAQARRLVRRYVQSEAERAEGRVRLERAREAVLAAVPGARISADQPFRIADLAVDFAEDVGPLPDADIDRIVEVLEAHGATCKVSSIHVNAYFGRYDKRGMLLELARERWGLSADAAARSLAYVGDSPNDEPLFAAFELSVGVANVRPMLPRMAHPPRYVTRGKGGAGFAELVRAILAARAPNRG from the coding sequence ATGAGCGCCGGGCGCCGCCGAGAACCGAGACCCCTCGCCGAGGCCCCCCGCGCCCGGCTGGCCCGGGTCCGGGGGATCTGCTTCGACATCGACGACACCTTCTCCACCGAGGGGAAGATCCGCCCGGTGGCCTACGCGGCGCTCTGGCGCGCCCACCGGGCGGGCTTAGGGCTCGCCGCGGTCACCGGGCGCCCGGCCGGGTGGTGCGATCACCTCGCCCGGATGTGGCCGATCGACGCGGTCGTGGGAGAGAACGGGGCCTTCTACTTCGCCCACGACGCCCAGGCGCGCCGCCTCGTCCGTCGCTACGTGCAGAGCGAGGCCGAGCGGGCCGAGGGGCGGGTGCGGCTGGAGCGGGCGCGGGAGGCGGTGCTGGCGGCCGTCCCCGGGGCCCGGATCTCGGCGGACCAGCCCTTCCGGATCGCCGATCTGGCGGTCGACTTCGCCGAGGACGTGGGGCCCCTCCCCGACGCCGACATCGACCGCATCGTCGAGGTGCTCGAGGCGCACGGCGCCACCTGCAAGGTCTCCTCGATCCACGTGAACGCCTACTTCGGCCGCTACGACAAGCGCGGGATGCTCCTGGAGCTCGCCCGCGAGCGCTGGGGGCTCTCGGCCGACGCGGCGGCCCGGAGCCTGGCCTACGTGGGGGACTCCCCCAACGACGAGCCGCTCTTCGCCGCCTTCGAGCTCTCGGTGGGGGTCGCCAACGTCCGGCCGATGCTCCCCCGGATGGCGCACCCGCCCCGCTACGTGACGCGCGGCAAGGGAGGGGCGGGCTTCGCCGAGCTGGTCCGGGCGATCCTCGCGGCTAGGGCGCCGAATAGAGGCTGA